A window from Candidatus Delongbacteria bacterium encodes these proteins:
- the moaA gene encoding GTP 3',8-cyclase MoaA has protein sequence MKLLIDPAGRRIRKLRVSLTDACQFRCFYCMPSAPRFLPHRDLLTPAELLEIVGHLVELGIDQVRLTGGEPTVRPELLEVVRGLARLPLERLGMTSNGARLEPLLPDLKAAGLGSLNISLDSLRPEIFARVTGGRTHEGVLRAVRAARDQGFEVKLNSVLFRGLNDHECRDFLRFAEAEQIPVRFLELMRIGPAHAEQRGLFIAAAEVIAGLRLAGETLEPLPGPPDSTSFEYRTAGGGRVGFIASESQPFCAGCSRLRLTATGQLRSCLMRAEGPSLRGLPREAYPELLARVLADKPLNRLSHTEQIMAQIGG, from the coding sequence ATGAAGCTGCTGATCGATCCGGCGGGACGACGCATCCGCAAACTGCGGGTGTCCCTGACGGACGCCTGCCAGTTCCGCTGCTTCTATTGCATGCCAAGCGCGCCGCGTTTTCTGCCCCACCGCGACCTGTTGACCCCCGCGGAACTGCTGGAGATCGTCGGCCACCTGGTGGAGCTGGGCATCGATCAGGTGCGGCTGACGGGCGGCGAACCCACCGTGCGCCCGGAACTGCTGGAGGTGGTGCGCGGCCTGGCGCGCCTGCCCCTGGAGCGGCTGGGCATGACCAGCAACGGCGCGCGGCTGGAACCGCTGCTGCCGGACCTGAAGGCGGCGGGCCTGGGCAGCCTCAACATCAGCCTGGACAGCCTGCGGCCGGAGATCTTCGCCCGGGTCACCGGCGGCCGGACCCACGAGGGCGTGCTGCGGGCGGTGCGCGCCGCCCGCGATCAGGGCTTCGAGGTCAAACTCAACAGCGTGCTCTTCCGTGGTCTCAACGACCACGAGTGCCGGGACTTCCTGCGCTTCGCCGAGGCCGAGCAGATCCCCGTGCGCTTCCTGGAGCTGATGCGCATCGGCCCGGCCCACGCCGAGCAGCGCGGGTTGTTCATCGCCGCCGCCGAGGTGATCGCCGGGCTGCGACTGGCGGGCGAAACGTTGGAACCGCTGCCCGGGCCGCCGGACTCCACCTCCTTCGAGTACCGCACCGCCGGCGGCGGGCGGGTGGGCTTCATCGCCAGCGAGTCGCAGCCTTTCTGCGCCGGCTGCTCGCGCCTGCGCCTGACGGCCACGGGCCAGCTGCGCTCCTGCCTGATGCGCGCGGAGGGCCCGAGTCTGCGCGGACTGCCCCGGGAGGCCTATCCCGAGCTGCTGGCCCGCGTGCTGGCCGACAAGCCGCTGAACCGGCTCTCCCACACCGAGCAGATCATGGCGCAGATCGGAGGCTGA
- the moaC gene encoding cyclic pyranopterin monophosphate synthase MoaC translates to MTRLTHLDPQGRPAMVDVGDKPLTARRALAEALVSLPAVVAACLQDGELDSAKGPVLHTAILAGIQAAKKTGELIPLCHPLPLERVRVTIDVEPVSAGGATARIRCEAALHGRTGVEMEALTGAAVAALTVVDMCKALSHELVIHGLRLLEKEGGRRTVRDGVLLQP, encoded by the coding sequence ATGACCCGCCTGACCCATCTGGATCCCCAGGGCCGTCCGGCCATGGTGGACGTGGGCGACAAGCCGCTGACGGCCCGGCGCGCGCTGGCCGAGGCCCTGGTGAGCCTGCCCGCGGTGGTGGCGGCCTGCCTGCAGGACGGCGAACTGGACAGCGCCAAGGGTCCCGTGCTGCACACGGCCATCCTGGCGGGCATCCAGGCCGCCAAGAAAACCGGCGAGCTGATTCCCCTCTGCCATCCCCTGCCGCTGGAGCGCGTGCGCGTCACCATCGACGTGGAGCCGGTTTCGGCCGGCGGCGCCACGGCGCGAATCCGCTGCGAGGCCGCCCTGCACGGCCGGACGGGCGTGGAGATGGAGGCCCTCACCGGGGCCGCGGTGGCCGCGCTGACGGTGGTGGACATGTGCAAGGCCCTCAGCCACGAACTGGTGATCCACGGCCTGCGCTTGCTGGAGAAGGAAGGCGGCCGGCGCACGGTGCGCGACGGCGTCCTGCTGCAGCCGTGA
- the mobB gene encoding molybdopterin-guanine dinucleotide biosynthesis protein B, whose protein sequence is MSHARDKRPRVLFHELELAFCGRSGSGKTTLLERLLASLTPGLRVGYAKHDAHGFEMDRAGKDTWRAAQSGASVVRIQSPAGWAGLGSLPDSPALGRQLFAGCDLVLVEGYRRELDLDKVLFIDGLAEAHSRVAAFVTADAGLAGRPLPEALRETLAPDSDRTTPVFQRDDWPGLRAWLLERFRRRLAARPLLGLVLTGGQSRRMGRDKALLEFDGLPQAERAARLLETCCSEVLLSARPGQDRQALGRPVLEDRFLDFGPAGGILSALEERLEAAWLVLGCDLPFVTPELLAALLAGRDLWRPATAFRDPASGLPEPLCAVWEPRSRVDLLGALAAGTSCPRRVLGTCGARLLELPDPRALENVNRPEELAAARARWVDGRHV, encoded by the coding sequence GTGAGCCACGCGCGGGACAAACGGCCGCGAGTCCTCTTCCACGAGCTGGAGCTGGCCTTCTGCGGCCGCTCGGGCAGCGGCAAGACCACCCTGCTGGAGCGCCTGCTGGCCTCGCTGACCCCCGGGCTGCGCGTGGGCTACGCCAAACACGACGCCCACGGCTTCGAGATGGACCGCGCCGGCAAGGACACCTGGCGGGCCGCCCAGTCGGGCGCCAGCGTGGTGCGGATCCAATCGCCGGCGGGCTGGGCCGGCCTGGGCAGTCTGCCGGACTCGCCGGCCCTGGGGCGCCAGCTCTTCGCCGGCTGCGACCTGGTGCTGGTGGAAGGCTACCGGCGCGAGCTGGACCTGGACAAGGTGCTCTTCATCGACGGACTCGCCGAGGCCCACAGCCGCGTGGCGGCCTTCGTGACCGCGGACGCCGGCCTGGCGGGACGTCCGCTGCCGGAGGCCCTGCGCGAGACCCTGGCGCCGGACAGCGACCGCACAACCCCGGTCTTTCAGCGCGATGACTGGCCGGGCCTGCGCGCTTGGCTGCTGGAGCGCTTCCGGCGGCGTCTGGCGGCGCGGCCCCTGCTGGGATTGGTGCTCACCGGCGGGCAGAGCCGGCGCATGGGCCGGGACAAGGCGCTGCTGGAGTTCGACGGCCTGCCCCAAGCCGAGCGGGCGGCCCGGCTGCTGGAGACCTGCTGCAGCGAGGTCCTGCTCTCGGCCCGCCCCGGCCAGGACCGGCAGGCGCTGGGTCGTCCCGTGCTGGAGGACCGCTTCCTGGACTTCGGTCCGGCGGGGGGGATCCTCTCCGCGCTGGAGGAGCGCCTCGAGGCGGCCTGGCTGGTGCTGGGCTGCGACCTGCCCTTTGTCACACCGGAACTGCTGGCCGCCCTGCTCGCCGGGCGCGACCTCTGGCGACCGGCCACGGCCTTCCGGGATCCGGCCAGCGGGCTGCCCGAACCGCTCTGCGCCGTCTGGGAGCCCCGCTCGCGCGTGGATCTGCTGGGTGCCCTGGCGGCCGGGACCTCCTGTCCGCGGCGCGTGCTGGGAACATGCGGGGCGCGGCTGCTGGAGCTGCCGGATCCCCGCGCCCTGGAGAATGTGAACCGCCCGGAGGAGCTGGCGGCGGCGCGGGCGCGCTGGGTGGACGGGCGCCACGTCTAG
- a CDS encoding MoaD/ThiS family protein: MQLLIRYVAVLRDERGQAEESLETGAATPRALYHELSARHGFSLPDTRLQVAVNDEFAAWDQPLRDGDQLVFLPPVAGG; the protein is encoded by the coding sequence ATGCAGTTGCTGATTCGCTATGTGGCCGTGCTGCGCGACGAGCGCGGCCAGGCCGAGGAATCCCTGGAGACAGGCGCTGCCACGCCACGAGCCTTGTATCACGAACTAAGCGCCCGCCATGGCTTCAGCCTGCCCGACACCCGGCTGCAGGTGGCCGTCAACGACGAGTTCGCCGCGTGGGACCAGCCCCTGCGGGACGGGGACCAGCTCGTCTTCCTGCCGCCGGTGGCCGGCGGATGA
- a CDS encoding molybdenum cofactor biosynthesis protein MoaE, translating to MSAFSLSDTPLAPEALARDLCHDGAGALVVFEGRVRDENEGRAVLRLDYEAYEVLCLKEGGRILDEARTRFGLLGACGVHRTGSLELGECAIWVGALAAHRGAAFDACRWIIDELKQRLPIWKREHYRDGTTGWVRCEACAAPGAHGHAHPTDGERHA from the coding sequence ATGAGCGCGTTTTCCCTCTCCGACACGCCTCTCGCGCCGGAGGCCCTCGCCCGGGATTTGTGTCACGACGGCGCCGGCGCCCTGGTGGTGTTCGAAGGCCGCGTGCGCGACGAGAACGAGGGCCGCGCCGTGCTGCGCCTGGACTACGAAGCCTACGAGGTCCTCTGCCTGAAGGAGGGCGGGCGCATCCTGGACGAGGCCCGGACCCGCTTCGGCCTGCTGGGGGCCTGCGGCGTGCACCGCACCGGCAGCCTGGAGCTGGGTGAGTGCGCGATTTGGGTGGGAGCGTTGGCCGCCCACCGCGGCGCGGCCTTCGACGCCTGCCGCTGGATCATCGACGAACTCAAACAGCGACTGCCCATCTGGAAGCGCGAACACTACCGGGACGGCACGACCGGCTGGGTGCGCTGCGAAGCCTGCGCGGCCCCGGGCGCCCACGGGCACGCCCATCCAACAGATGGAGAGCGCCATGCCTGA
- a CDS encoding HesA/MoeB/ThiF family protein yields MPEPGLSGAERDFYQRQLVLPEVGETGQFQLKQAHVLVVGAGGLGCPALLHLAAAGVGRLRICEPDGLEIHNLHRQPLYGHAQIGQPKGRLARQRLTELNPHLRAEWTPRPFTPGHAAELLAEVDLVLDCADNHATSFALNAACQAARLPLVAAAVHGWDGQLLTVDPAAEAGCLRCLWPTQPAETEGCARRGILGTVPGLLGTLQAQEALKLLLGLPGDLRRELLLVDLLSFSTRRLRRHQHPDCPICGHVAHPEPLLPNANPELLEVDARDAELTEWRGRLLVDLREEGEPGRPLPAGHEILRAPLSGLRFPAHGLPTERELLVVCAHGVRSLWTVQRLRALGHARCWSLRGGMEGLGTGHTPPRP; encoded by the coding sequence ATGCCTGAGCCCGGACTGAGTGGCGCCGAGCGCGATTTCTATCAGCGTCAGCTGGTGTTGCCCGAAGTGGGCGAGACCGGCCAGTTCCAACTGAAGCAGGCCCACGTCCTGGTGGTCGGGGCCGGCGGCCTGGGTTGCCCGGCCCTGCTGCACCTGGCGGCGGCCGGCGTGGGCCGCCTGCGGATCTGCGAGCCCGACGGGCTGGAGATCCACAACCTGCACCGCCAGCCGCTCTACGGTCACGCCCAGATTGGCCAGCCCAAGGGCCGGTTGGCCCGCCAGCGCCTGACGGAACTGAATCCCCACCTCCGGGCCGAGTGGACGCCGCGCCCCTTCACCCCCGGGCACGCCGCCGAGCTGCTGGCGGAGGTGGATCTGGTGCTGGACTGCGCCGACAACCACGCCACCAGTTTTGCCTTGAACGCCGCCTGCCAGGCCGCCCGCCTGCCGCTGGTGGCGGCTGCCGTCCACGGCTGGGACGGCCAGTTGCTGACCGTTGACCCCGCCGCCGAGGCCGGCTGTCTGCGCTGTTTGTGGCCCACCCAGCCAGCGGAGACAGAGGGCTGCGCCCGGCGCGGCATCCTGGGCACGGTGCCGGGACTGCTGGGCACGCTGCAGGCTCAAGAGGCCTTGAAACTCCTGCTCGGGCTGCCCGGCGACCTGCGCCGGGAGCTGCTGCTGGTGGACTTGCTGTCTTTCAGCACCCGCCGCCTGCGTCGCCACCAACATCCGGACTGCCCCATCTGCGGCCACGTGGCGCACCCTGAGCCCTTGCTCCCCAACGCCAACCCGGAGCTGCTTGAGGTCGATGCACGGGATGCCGAGCTGACGGAATGGCGCGGCCGGCTGCTGGTGGATCTGCGGGAGGAGGGCGAGCCCGGCCGACCCCTGCCAGCGGGCCACGAGATCCTACGCGCGCCGCTCAGTGGGCTGCGCTTTCCCGCCCACGGCCTGCCCACGGAGCGCGAGCTGCTGGTGGTCTGCGCCCACGGAGTGCGCAGCCTGTGGACGGTCCAGCGCTTGCGCGCCCTGGGCCACGCCCGCTGCTGGAGCCTGCGCGGCGGGATGGAGGGTCTGGGAACCGGGCATACACCTCCCCGCCCTTGA
- a CDS encoding metalloregulator ArsR/SmtB family transcription factor has translation MKRGPQEIKRASQVFKALSHPHRLRIACLLIDGGPMSQKQLVEELGLPQSSVARLLEPLRQTGLVVGLRQGPELSLSVQGEVLSRMLDSMCAWFEEKAAREAAEDGQSLGGQA, from the coding sequence ATGAAGCGAGGCCCCCAGGAAATCAAGCGCGCCAGCCAGGTGTTCAAGGCGCTCTCCCATCCGCACCGGCTGCGCATCGCCTGCCTGCTCATCGACGGCGGACCCATGAGCCAGAAGCAACTGGTGGAAGAGCTGGGACTGCCCCAGTCCAGCGTGGCACGGCTGCTGGAGCCTCTGCGCCAGACCGGGCTGGTGGTGGGTCTGCGCCAGGGGCCGGAGCTGAGCCTGAGCGTGCAGGGCGAGGTGCTCAGCCGCATGCTGGATTCCATGTGCGCGTGGTTTGAGGAGAAGGCCGCCCGAGAGGCGGCGGAAGACGGCCAGTCGCTGGGAGGGCAGGCATGA